The Eulemur rufifrons isolate Redbay chromosome 29, OSU_ERuf_1, whole genome shotgun sequence DNA window gattttggaaaatttcagatttcaaattttggatttttggattagggattgtcaacctatatattttatattgtattgtCATCATGTGTTCAAATATCTATCTCTCCCACTAAATGGATGCTTCTCAAAGACGGAAGGTTATTCCATCCCTATATACTCAGCAATATTCAACAGTGTCTATTATACAATGATCTCAAAGTACTACTAAATATGTACAATGCTAGATTCAGTTTATGGTTTTGCAGCATTATTTTCCACTGATTAGTCTCCTTCTACCAAGTCTCTAAGAAGCCAATTTTACTGTGGTAGTAAAGATAATGGCTTGAAACATAGGCTTTGGGATCAGATTGCTTGGATTGAATCCTACCTCCACCAATTCACCAGTGAAGAAATCTTGAACAAATGAGTAACCCTTGGTtaactcatctataaaataggcagGACAATAAtcacagtacctacctcataggattataaagattaaatgagataatgtatcaGTATTCCAACTATTTTTTGATCCTCATTTTCTCCACATGCCACCCTAAATTTTCTTTGGGTCAGTCTAGTGAAggctttttcattataaattcctTGTAATTTGGCATTaaatggataagtcaaaaatgttTGTGGTTTAAAAATTATGATGCAGGTCACCTTGTTCATTTTTAGGGCCAATTGTCCAGTGCTCAGTTTAGGCTCAAAAAAAGTTTACTCTTGGAGGCTTGACTGTACAAGAATGCCTCCATTGTACACCATACTTGATTTGCTTAGAACATTTTCATGCTCTACCAGAAAGTGCTGAAAATTAGAACATAGACATTCCCCACCTCACTAACGCCTAACTTAATAATGTCTGATGCATGTAGACAACTAACCTGTGTGGGAGGCAGGCTATTTCTGGAGCAAAAACTTTCCTGGAACCACTTTGTTTCTGGTCCCAGACATGGCTCATTCTCCTCAGACCTCCAGATTTCTCTCCTCTAGAATCTGGAGGCTGAGCCACTACAACTGACAAGGCATACCTATTTCCACCTCTTAAAATTAGCAGCCTGTACACAAAATCCAAGTTAGGATTTCAAATGGTTATGCTATTTTACAGCTCTTTAGGCTAAAGTGCATAAGTTTCCAAATTCTCAGAATTGTCCttccaacattaaaaatattattttaaaaaatccagtttgggaagaaaacaaattttacaaaaacactgaaaaacaaGATCAAATACTAAGTCTATAGCTAAAGTGTCAcaggaaatagaaaggaaagaaacgtTTAAAAATGTTTGGTGAAAGCTTACCAAAAACTGTAAGATCAAAATATCACGCAAAGTAATCTCAGAGTAAGCAACTGTAAGAAAGCAActgtaaattacaaaatatttaatatattcaccaTGAATTTCAAAACTACTTGGCATGTAAAGTACATACTGAGATTAATAAATTGTTCCAGAGTCCATGCTTCCCTGGCTAGTATATGCTAATATAAAGCAGTTCCTTGTTTTTGCTAGGCTAAAAATAAAACCGGTGACAGGTCAGTGACAGAATGAACCCTAAAGTTATACAAGGATGTGTTAAGTTAGAAAGCCCTGACTCAAAGGAACAATACCAGAATGCCGGCTGTCTACACTAgacagataaaaataagaaaaagtgaggCATGCTGGTGGACCACGGTATTGTTCTAGCTGGAAAAAATAGCCCTTAAGGCCGGTGCATAGTATTTCAGCACCCAACCCGCAGTCAGCGTAGGGGTCAGAAAACTAAACTGCCGCCTGCTGAGCGGGGGCAGGGCAGCGaccctccttcccagcctgcgTCCGGCGCTCGCAGAGCCGCCGCCCCCTCCTCCAAAGCCCGCTCCTCCAGCCGCTGGCTGACctctccccgcccgcccgcccgcgctCGGCCACCCGAAACCCCTGCACGCCCTTCCAGGACCCGACGACCCCCAGAGCACAGTGCCaaggaaggaagcaaaggagAGGGGTCTGGGGAGGGAGCACAGGGGCGGGCGCGGCGGCACCGGTGAGGGCGGCGAAGCTGGGCTTCGGCCCGTCACCATCAAAGCTTAGGCTCGGGAGGAGGGAAATTGAGCCTCTGCCACAGCCGGATGATGGGAGGGGGCCGCGGCTGACCGGGGCCCACAGGTACCGGAGACTGCTGGGGAAGTCACCGGCGGCGGAGGGCGACGCGTTGGCTCCgcagcccccacctccatcccGCCGGCCGCTCTCCTCCCTCGTCCAGATCCATCCTCGAGATTCCGTCAGAACCCGACGACCTCCACACGGCCCACCCAAGCGCCGAGATGATGCCGCTCTTACCGTAGGAGCGGGCGCCGCGCCGCTAGGAGGCGGCTGGGGTGGACGCCGCTGCTGCCGCCGGAGCCCGAGGAGCCACAACGAGGTTGCCGGCGGGCACCCTGCCTGCGGAGCGTCGCCCCGCCCCCTCTCCCGCAGGATTTTGCGCCGCAGCCTGCAGTCTCCGCGCGCTGGCGGGGAAAACCTGTGAGGGGGCGGAGCGcccggagggggcggggccgagcGCTGGCTGGTCTGATTGGCATCCCTGGGCCCAATAGGACCGCGGAAACTCCAGGCTGAGCTTGGACTGACTTTCCTCTTAACCCGTGGCAGTAGAGAGGCGGGCCTAGTGGGTTTTTTTATTGCCGCCTTTTTGTCGAACCCGAATTAAGGAAAGGTCGGTTGGTTTGCACTGGCGGACAAACGGTCCAATTACTGCGGGGAAAGGGGCCTCTGAACCCAGATTGGCGTCCTCTGTACCTTATAGGGTAGGCTCAGTGGCGGCGAGAACCAGCCCCGGATGTGGGCGCGGCACTGAGGTAGAACTGAGGGATCATCTGCCGCGGCCGTTTTGGGAGGCGGAActgaatgtttttcttaattatcaTGTGACGGGTTCTGGATTTAATGGGGGGGAAAGTGTGGACAAGAACAAGGATCCAAGCTGGCGAATTTCCCGATCTTCGCGTCCCTCTCCACTCTCCTGCCTGCGGAGCTGCCAGGTGAGTCCGGGGCTCGGCCTTGGCCCCTACCGTGCCCCAGCGCTGGCCTCCCGCTGCCTCCGTGGGTTGTGCGGCCGACCCCCAACCCATCGCACTCCCTGCCCAAAACGCGCACTCACCTGCTTGGCACCAGGGCTTCTGGGAGCATCGTGAAAGAACCGCGTTAAACTCCAAAATGTGTTGGGCCCACAGCCCAGAATGGTGGGAGTCCGGTTAGGGCGCCACGAGCCGACCGTCAGTGTTTGAAGACGAAGGGCAAGGATAGTTTAGGAGGGTCCTGAAGTTCCAGGGACAAGTAGGTCCCCAAGTCAGCCAAGTTGTAAGCAGAAGACTGTCCCTTTGAAGGGCCAAGGTTGTTGCAGCACAGGCCTTTCGAAAGCGACTCATTATGAAGAATTATTTGTGGGCTCGTTAAGCAAAACTGTTTTTGGGATGAGGCGAGTTCACTTGGAAGAGTACTGGCAGTAGCGAGAGAAGGGAAGTAAAGGGCAGATAGTGAGACGCAGGTGATGTGGGCAGGGCTCTCTATTTCCATATGGGGGCAACTCCTAAGGTGTTAACAATGGATAAAGAATCATGTGAACAAATACATAACTGTCTTCCTGGCACCAGAAATAACCACCttaaattggaaaaattttagTTGAGCAAATTTTTGTTTTGGAGTACTCGCCTCCTTCTGCCATGAGGAGAAAGGAGAGTAGTAGTAGGAAACAGATACGACTGCTTAAATTGATGAGGATGTAAATGTAAAATTGGGGTCGTATGTCATCGTTGTAGCATACGAGCATACATCCTTCAGTCGTCATTTACATATCATCAGAGCACTTCCCCATTGAGGGTATTTTCGTGCAGATGCATACAGAACTTTGTTGCGCCCCACATTATAAAGCTTATAGCTGCAATAGGATTATGTTCTTTGCATCCTTTGACTTCCAGCCCTAAAGAACCTGTGGTGAGTGCAGACATCCTTCCTAAGACCAGTTGCTACTTAGTTCTTCATGAGAAAATATGAAGCTTGTCTCATCTGATGACAGATGGAAAGGTTGTGTTTAAGCAACTGTATTATTGTAAACCTGTTTTTCAAAGGTTCACAAGAGCAGCCAGATAGATTGGAGATCAGGATTGGGTAAACAATTTGTAGGATGAACTTCAACCATCCTTACTCATCAGCAGGCatacctcttcccttccttccaaaTTCAGTTCCACATCCCACTATATGGTAGCCTCTAGCAGGGAAAGAAGACCAGCACAGAAAATGCCTTCCTGGGAGCAAAAGTACTGCAGTGTGAAGCATCTGCCAGTTAGGTAAACAAGTGCCAAGTAAATGGGTATAAGGGCAAAGAGGTGAGTTAGGAGACTCATAcctaactattaaaataaaacaaatgtgtaCTCATGCACCATGATGGCCAGCCACTCTTTACAGTAGTAGAGATGTTGCAGAGTACATCAAAGTACTAAAATATAACTGAGCACTCTAGTCTAAGGTATTTGATTCAGCTAGccagtttctttaccttttccttgtttcttatcTTCCTGCATCTTTACTCCTAACTTTTCCCAGCCATGCTTTTGTTCCTATTCCTACCATCTTCAGATCTTTTTCTATCAAGTAGATCTCATCTTCAGTCTTTCATTCCCCAGTGGCTTATTTCCCTGAGCTTATAATCATAGATTCCTCCTTTCCtgaaattttctcaattttcataTGTTCTCTCCCTTTCTCAATTTCAcatcttatcttttattttcttttttccaaatatctgAGGGAATAAAGTGTTCTCAACTGTCTCCATTTCTTTACCTTCTGTTAACTCCTCACCCAACTGCATGCAGTCTGGCACATGACTTCCCATTCTACTTACCCTTTTTCCAAATGGTCACAAAGGTTGTATAAAAAACTTGATTAAGTGGAGAAACATACTATAAACCTatatgtgaagattaaatatagtAAATGTTTATACCTAAGCTAAGTTGTAGTTAATGCATTCCCAATTAAAATTCCAAGTTTTTAAGAATTAGTTTAGCAATTTTAGCATTGAAAAAATGAAAGGgcaaaatagaaaatactctGGAAAAGATAACAGTGAATAAGTATTAAGCGTTCCAGATATTAGGAGACATCCTAGAGCAATGGTAAGTCATATAGTATTAGTGCAAAGCAGACATATATATATCAGTGAGATGGAATAGTGATATAAGAAATAGTCCCAATTATAAAATGTAGCATCTCATAATcacaaaaattcaaaagttatTAGGTGGTCATGAATACTAATTGGAtaacaagtagaaaaaaaaaaatctacataccACAACCAAAAACATACAGTGAGaattatcaaaaggaaaaaaaaagaaaaatcttagacaaagaaaatagatatttataagaattttaatgAGAAAGTAAGAATTTAAGAATATAAGACCCATAGCTTAAACTATGTGAAAACCCAGTGTTACCAATGCCTTCTGGTAATATATCAGTTAACCCAACAACCTCTTTACAATCTTAATTCTACTTGATGtccttgcaattttttttaaccattctctCCTTATAAAACTCTCCTTTCTTGGCTTGATACCTTTTCACTACTTTgattttgaatgctttttctttgtaCCCcttaaaattgaatgaaaaattacAGATTTGCAAATGTATGGGGAAATTAAGAATATCCCTCAGGTACAGGAATAAATAAAGTCATGAGTGCCTAGACTTGAGTGATAGCATTGAAGAGGAACAGACTGCTCTTGAGATATTTTGAATAGAGCTTATACCCAGTAGATAcactaaaaattttattgtactttgtCATGGGCTAGAATGAATGATGGATATGTCAGTGATTGCTGTAAGTTATAGAGGTTTTGAAAGGAAGAATGgtagaatgtttttaaaatcaggaagtgaaTGAGTGGGAAAGAGCCAGCTTTGTTTGCTAGGAATGgaagtgatatttttttttcctggtataaAAACAatcttgactttttttccttctcttaggGTGTATTTCCCTTTTTTCGACCCTGCAACAACTTCTTTAAACTGTTTAAATGAGAATGTCCTTGGCTCAGAGAGTACTACTCACCTGGCTTTTCACATTACTCTTCTTGATCATGTTGGTGTTGAAACTGGATGAGAAAGCACCTTGGAACTGGTTCCTCATATTTATTCCAGTCTGGATATTTGACACTATCCTTCTTGTCATGCTGATTGTGAAAATGGCTGGGCGGTGTAAGTCTGGCTTTGACCCTCGACATGGATcacaccatattaaaaaaaaagcctggtACCTTATTGCAATGTTACTTAAATTAGCCTTCTGTCTTGCACTCTGTGCTAAGCTGGAACAGTTTACTACCATGAATCTGTCCTATGTCTTCATTCCTTTATGGGCCTTACTGGCTGGGGCTTTAACAGAACTTGGATATAATGTCTTCTTTGTGAGAGACTGACTTCTAAGTACATCATCTCATTTCTATTGCTGTTCAACAAGCTATCATTAAAGTGTTCTGAATCTTTGCAAGCTTCAAGAATACCAGAGAACTGAGGGAAAATACCAAATGTAGTTTTATACTGCTTCCATAAAACAGGATTGGTGAATCATGGACTTCTAGTCAACCCAAAGCTTAATTATTCAGTATTTGAGTTACTGAGATTCTTATTATCTCTATgtaaataaagtttgtttttgaCCTCATTTGTCTACATGACtcttgaataaaatgttttaagtatgtggtcaatatttaaagtaaatacaAAATCTTTCATCTACATATTTGAATAAAGTTTAATATACCATCACTTTATGACTAAAGTAAATGTCATTTGTGCTTCtaaattatgaaggaaaaaacCTAATTACTGACATAATTAGGGGTACTACTTTATGTTTACATTCAGAAAGAATCTGAGGGTTTGACAGATTTTTATCTAGGCTAAGTTCACTGTTACCTCTACCTTCGGGTTGGGACAAATAATTTAGAGATAGTATGTTTAAAAAGCAGAAACTTGCCTCTTCCTAAAGTTAGGGGGCCCTTACATCCTGTTTCTATCAGGACAGGCCTAGTTTATGCCTGGTGTCCTGGGGTTCCAGGGTATCAGTGCCCCTTTCACTCTTAGAATGTAGGGGGAAATTAAGAATGTCCCTCAGGTGCAGGAATAAAGTCATGAGTGCCTAGACTTGAGTGATAGCATTGAAGAGGAACAGACTGTTCTTGAGATATTTTGAATAGAGCTTATACCCAGTGGCTATACTAAAAATTTAATTGTACTTTAAGGCTATAAGGAATGATAGATATAATGGTTTGAGAAATGGTCCTAATTTGAGAAATCATATGATCACCCTACCAAGGTACTTAGCCAATTCCAATGAAGCAAAGGTTGCAGTACTTATAAAAATTCCAAAGAGGGGCTGGGCccagcagctcatgcctgtaatcctacacttcaggaggccaaggtgggtggattgcttgaggccaggtgtttgagaccagcctaagcaacatagccagaccctgtctctacaaaaaatttaaaaatacccggtgtggtggtgcatgtctgtagtcccagttactagggaagctggggcaggagggtcgtctgagcccaggagtttgagattgcagtgaactatgatcatgccactgcactctagcctgggtgacagaagaccttgtctcaaacaaaacaaaatctagaGAGGTTGAAGGGTCTTTTATAAGCCAGGATCTTATAAAGTAAGATGGTTGTTCTTGCCATATACAAGCCTCACTTTTAGCTCTGGGAGAAATCTAAAGtggtattttgttctgttttataaaGATCTTAACAAAGTGATTTCTGGCTGCAAATACAGAAGGTTGCTTTAATATAGCATTTTGGTCTGGCTCCCCCTTGTAAAGACAAATAACATAAGTTACACAACACAACAAAGTAATAGAGCTTAACTCCTTGTTAAGCATTTGAAACTAAAGAGCTAGCCTGAGTAAATCTATCAATTGCAAATGTTTTCCTGTCTTATAATTGGTGATATATTAGTATTTGCGATATGTAAAAAATAGGATTAAGAAGGATAGTTAACATTGGGAACTGAATGTTCTAGCTTGATCAGATACTCCTAATTCAAATGAGAGATCCAAACTATTTGGTCTCTGGAATCTATCATTAAATTCAAAGCAGAAGAAAGCTTTCATCTCTATAAGAAACTATCCAGGAGGATTTTGTAGTTCGGGAAAAACTATTCATGCATATATTATCAAAGTATAATCTCtcacaggaagaaggaaaagaagggacaGTACCATGTGCAAACAATCAGCTAGGTCAGGAGTcagcaaaatttttctgtaaagagccatatagtaaatatttgaagCTCTGCAGGCCTTATggtttctgttgcaactactcaactcagCCCTTGTGGCAGAGAAAGCAGCTATAGACCGTGGCTATGTTCCAGTAAAACATCacttatggaaataaaatgtaaatttcatataattttcacaccacaaaatattcttttgatttttgtttcaacCATTTATAAAGCCATAAAAACCATTCTTGCCTCACGGGCCATATAAAAACAAATGGTGGGCTAGATATAGCTTATGAGCAGTAGTTTTCTGACCCCTGAGCTAGCCATAAAACAAGCAAAACCAGAAATTTTGTATGAGATTACTAAGAGGAAAGGTGGAACAGGTCTCTTCCTTCCCCAAACAGTTCTAACaacaaggaaggaagagagaaattggGTAAGAATTATATGTAAAAGGCAACACAATAACCAACCTGTTTATACATGAAGATCAATCCATTTTAATAGCATTTGAAGGGTCCCCAGAAAGTAGAACTCTTCTCTTACTTAATTTGGTATACTGCTACACTAAATAAACACTTGAAACAGCACAATAAGTTATCACTGATGTGTGTCTCATAGTTAGAAtacattaaaacattaataaaagacATTAAAGATAGAAATTATGCTTATaggtagaaaaaacaaaacatggaatACACAATTAGTATTGCAGAAAAATACCTTCCTAGGTTTGTTTTTAGTTATAGGAGTCTTTCTTCATAATACAGAGGTGTTTACTAATGGTGTTTAAGAATAAACACACTGTGCCTCAAGAAAGAAACTTAAACATCAAAGGCTCTTATTAAAACCATTATGTTCCAGGTCATCATAGACATGTAACTTACTCTGTTTTGGGTAAAAGATTTGTTATCAAAAATTCTGAGTAAAAGCAACCTGTAAACAAAATAACTTTCTATAagacttgaaaatataaaaagtaggaAAGAGACATTCAAAGGACCACAACTTATTCAGTAACATTTCATGAACACAGAGGCTGGCTATGGCAGCCTCAGCCAGCCATATGAAACATAAACACAAATCCACCAATGGAGAGTTTTCAAACATCAAGAAAAATAGATATACAAAGCTTCAAGAAGTAGAGTTCTATCCTTGGGTTAGATCTTACTGTAATTTTACCTCACAAATTTGAGCATCTGGTTTCCACTATACTTTTACACAGTGCAGCAAATAAGAGGAACTAATATTGACTAATGAATAGAAGTGATAGCCAAAGAAGGAGAGGATACTATAGAATCATTTTCCCATAGGGGCAGGCATACCACTGTGCACCTGAGTCATCAAGAAAAgca harbors:
- the TMEM60 gene encoding transmembrane protein 60, producing the protein MRMSLAQRVLLTWLFTLLFLIMLVLKLDEKAPWNWFLIFIPVWIFDTILLVMLIVKMAGRCKSGFDPRHGSHHIKKKAWYLIAMLLKLAFCLALCAKLEQFTTMNLSYVFIPLWALLAGALTELGYNVFFVRD